The Flavobacterium praedii genome window below encodes:
- the ppk1 gene encoding polyphosphate kinase 1 produces the protein MLEQKYIDREKSWLAFNARVLQEAADDSVPLLDRLRFLGIFSNNLDEFFRVRFAAIRRLSLSGISGEKYFGGVTAQQLIKDITEIVIQQQSESLRILNIIELQLESENIFIVNENGINKDQEIFLKDFFIQKLSPELVTIILNDLAEFPVLKDSLGYLAVKMVMKKDQEVRYAIIEMPKMLNRFVVLPESNNKQYVILIDDVIRIHLSSIFNIFNYESVSAHMIKITRDASLDIDSDLSKSMLEKISSSVKDRRIGEPVRFIYDQEIDRDTLSFFLDKMNIDSTDSIIPGGRYHNRRDYMDFPNLGRFDLLYKKNDPLPIPGLSLEGSILEKIAEKDYLLHAPYQSFAYLIKFLREAALDPKVTSIKITLYRLAKNSQIISSLINAAKNGKKVIVQIELQARFDEASNISYSEQMQTEGIQLVFGIKGLKVHSKVCVIERMEKNKIKRYGFISTGNFNESTAKIYTDVTLFTCHSQILKDITKIFEFFDINYKAQRYKHLIVSPQYTRHRFVKLIDREIAHAIAGKRTYMKLKMNSLSDLAMIDKLYEASNAGVKIQLEVRGICSLIPGVKGLSENIEAISIVDNYLEHSRIYIFGNAGITEVYISSADLMTRNIDARVEVTCPIYNEEIKQELIENFDIGWKGNVKARYHSYKLDNKYRIRNDDPVFRAQLETYKYYQRKVEFVEELNEN, from the coding sequence GTGTTAGAACAAAAATATATTGATAGAGAAAAAAGCTGGTTGGCTTTTAATGCTAGGGTATTGCAAGAGGCTGCAGATGATAGTGTTCCATTATTAGATAGGCTACGATTTTTAGGAATTTTTTCCAATAATTTGGATGAATTTTTTAGAGTACGATTTGCTGCTATACGACGATTAAGTTTAAGTGGTATTTCTGGTGAAAAATATTTTGGAGGTGTTACTGCTCAACAATTGATTAAGGATATAACCGAGATAGTAATTCAACAACAATCAGAAAGTTTACGAATTTTAAATATTATTGAGCTACAATTAGAATCAGAAAATATTTTTATAGTAAATGAAAATGGTATAAATAAAGACCAAGAAATATTTCTAAAAGATTTTTTTATTCAAAAATTAAGTCCTGAACTAGTTACTATTATACTAAATGACTTAGCAGAATTTCCAGTATTGAAGGATTCACTAGGTTATTTAGCCGTTAAAATGGTAATGAAAAAAGATCAGGAAGTACGTTATGCAATTATTGAAATGCCAAAAATGCTGAATCGTTTTGTGGTATTGCCTGAATCTAATAATAAGCAATATGTAATTCTTATTGATGATGTAATACGAATACATTTGAGTAGTATTTTTAATATTTTCAATTATGAAAGTGTTTCTGCTCACATGATCAAAATTACCAGAGATGCTTCATTAGACATTGATAGTGATTTAAGTAAGAGTATGCTCGAAAAAATATCTTCCAGTGTAAAAGATAGAAGAATAGGAGAGCCTGTCCGTTTTATTTATGATCAAGAAATTGATAGGGATACACTCAGTTTTTTTCTGGATAAAATGAACATAGATTCAACAGATAGTATTATACCTGGCGGGCGTTATCACAATAGGCGAGATTATATGGATTTTCCTAATTTAGGAAGATTTGATTTACTTTATAAAAAAAATGATCCACTTCCAATTCCTGGTCTAAGTCTAGAAGGAAGCATACTCGAAAAAATTGCCGAAAAGGATTATTTGTTGCATGCACCATATCAGTCGTTTGCTTATTTAATAAAGTTTCTTCGAGAAGCAGCATTAGATCCAAAAGTAACCTCTATAAAAATAACCTTATATAGATTAGCCAAAAATTCTCAGATTATTAGTTCCTTGATTAATGCCGCAAAAAACGGAAAAAAAGTTATCGTTCAAATAGAATTGCAAGCCAGGTTTGATGAGGCCTCAAATATATCCTATTCAGAACAAATGCAAACAGAAGGAATTCAGCTGGTTTTTGGGATCAAAGGTTTGAAAGTTCATAGCAAAGTATGTGTAATTGAAAGAATGGAGAAAAATAAAATAAAACGTTATGGTTTTATTTCGACAGGAAATTTTAACGAATCTACTGCAAAAATTTATACAGATGTAACACTATTTACTTGTCATTCTCAAATTCTAAAAGATATAACTAAAATTTTTGAATTTTTTGATATTAATTATAAAGCACAACGATACAAACACTTAATTGTTTCACCACAATACACAAGGCATCGTTTTGTGAAATTGATTGATAGAGAAATTGCACATGCCATTGCAGGAAAAAGAACATATATGAAGTTGAAAATGAATAGTTTGTCTGATTTGGCCATGATAGATAAATTATATGAAGCCAGTAATGCAGGTGTAAAAATTCAATTAGAAGTAAGAGGTATCTGTTCCTTAATTCCAGGTGTCAAGGGATTAAGTGAAAATATTGAAGCAATAAGTATTGTAGATAATTATTTGGAACATTCAAGGATTTATATTTTTGGAAATGCTGGAATTACAGAAGTATATATTTCTTCAGCAGATTTGATGACAAGAAATATAGACGCTAGAGTAGAGGTTACATGTCCTATATATAATGAAGAAATAAAACAGGAATTGATAGAGAATTTTGACATTGGTTGGAAAGGAAATGTTAAAGCAAGATACCATTCTTATAAATTAGATAATAAATATAGAATACGAAATGATGATCCTGTTTTTAGAGCTCAATTAGAAACCTACAAATATTATCAAAGAAAAGTTGAATTTGTAGAAGAATTAAATGAAAATTAA
- a CDS encoding Ppx/GppA phosphatase family protein, whose protein sequence is MIKIKKYAAIDIGSNAMRLLITNIVEEDGKETQFNKSSLVRVPIRLGQDAFTVGEISSENIERMVDAMKAFNLLMKVHKVERYMAFATSAMREAYNAKEVVALIKKKADIKIEIIDGKKEAAIIASTDLHHLLKTDETYLFVDVGGGSTEFTLFSNGRMVNSRSFKAGTVRLLNEMVCDVVWDEIEKWIKINTADFEEVTLIGSGGNINKLFKMSGKVQEKPLSYIYMNAQYAYLSSLTYEQRISQLGLNPDRADVIVPATRIYLNAMKWSGARQIFVPKIGLSDGIVKAMYYGKV, encoded by the coding sequence ATGATTAAAATTAAAAAATATGCTGCTATTGATATTGGATCGAATGCCATGCGTTTATTAATTACCAATATAGTAGAAGAAGATGGTAAAGAAACTCAATTCAATAAAAGCTCTTTAGTTAGGGTTCCTATACGTTTGGGACAAGATGCTTTTACGGTAGGAGAAATTTCTTCAGAGAATATCGAAAGAATGGTTGATGCAATGAAAGCTTTTAATTTATTAATGAAAGTACATAAAGTAGAGCGTTACATGGCATTTGCAACTTCAGCAATGCGAGAAGCTTATAATGCAAAAGAAGTAGTTGCCTTAATTAAAAAGAAAGCTGATATAAAAATAGAAATTATTGATGGCAAAAAAGAAGCAGCAATAATAGCTTCTACAGATTTACATCATTTATTAAAAACGGATGAAACGTATCTTTTTGTAGATGTAGGTGGTGGAAGTACCGAATTTACGTTGTTTTCAAATGGTAGAATGGTCAATTCAAGATCTTTCAAAGCGGGTACAGTTCGATTACTAAATGAAATGGTATGTGATGTAGTTTGGGATGAAATTGAGAAATGGATAAAAATTAATACTGCCGACTTTGAAGAAGTAACTTTGATTGGTTCTGGAGGAAATATCAATAAATTATTTAAAATGTCTGGAAAAGTACAAGAAAAGCCTTTGTCCTATATTTATATGAATGCACAATATGCGTATTTGAGTTCACTTACTTATGAGCAAAGAATTTCTCAGTTAGGATTAAATCCCGATCGTGCAGACGTTATTGTACCAGCGACTCGAATTTATTTAAACGCAATGAAATGGAGTGGTGCAAGGCAAATTTTTGTTCCAAAAATTGGACTTTCTGATGGTATTGTTAAAGCCATGTATTATGGAAAAGTATAA
- a CDS encoding SixA phosphatase family protein — protein MKNLILIRHAKSSWEAPLHDKDRPLTSQGMQSAHLISSNCIEYLPKIYSIWSSTAERAIETAIIFAQNFNFPLESILYKDELYTFDERKLEKIIKTYSNGFDNIIIFGHNEAITNFVNKFGDVYIDNVPTAGFVHIEFDNESWESISKGKTKKILFPRDLK, from the coding sequence ATGAAAAATCTAATTTTAATTCGGCATGCAAAATCAAGTTGGGAAGCACCTTTACATGATAAAGATAGACCCTTAACATCTCAAGGAATGCAAAGTGCACATCTTATTTCTTCAAATTGTATTGAATATTTACCTAAAATATATAGTATTTGGAGTAGTACTGCTGAAAGAGCAATAGAAACAGCAATTATATTTGCGCAGAATTTCAATTTTCCTTTGGAGAGTATACTTTATAAAGATGAACTTTATACTTTTGATGAAAGAAAATTAGAAAAAATTATTAAAACATACAGTAATGGATTTGATAACATAATTATATTCGGACATAACGAGGCTATTACAAATTTTGTTAATAAATTTGGAGACGTTTACATAGATAATGTTCCTACAGCTGGATTTGTTCATATTGAATTTGATAATGAAAGCTGGGAATCAATTAGTAAAGGAAAGACAAAAAAAATACTATTCCCCAGAGATTTAAAATAA
- a CDS encoding CAP domain-containing protein: MLSKALRLLGIFTLVATTFSCSPEDNSNEIEERLPIVTVYEYSPIELETMTIINNYRLSIGLNALEKINHVSYKSEEHDIYMIENNVVNHDAFVERSNNIIKALGAIKVSENIAYNYNSALGAFDAWMKSPHHRENIEGDFTHFGIAIKENPINGRKYYTNIFVKM; the protein is encoded by the coding sequence ATGTTAAGTAAAGCACTCCGTTTGTTAGGTATTTTTACATTGGTAGCAACAACATTTTCTTGCTCTCCCGAAGATAATTCAAATGAAATAGAAGAGAGATTGCCAATTGTAACGGTTTATGAGTATAGTCCAATTGAACTAGAAACAATGACTATAATTAATAACTATAGATTAAGTATAGGTCTAAATGCTTTAGAGAAAATTAACCATGTTTCCTATAAATCTGAAGAACATGATATTTATATGATAGAAAATAATGTAGTTAATCATGATGCATTTGTTGAAAGATCCAATAATATCATCAAAGCATTAGGAGCAATTAAAGTAAGTGAAAATATTGCTTACAATTATAATAGCGCACTAGGAGCTTTTGATGCTTGGATGAAAAGCCCACATCATAGAGAAAACATTGAAGGTGATTTTACACATTTTGGTATAGCTATAAAAGAGAACCCAATAAATGGTAGAAAGTATTATACTAATATTTTTGTTAAAATGTAA